The window CCCTCCGATTCCGTTAAAACAAATTCATAATTTTTACCGTCTTTTTTCAGAGTTGTAATAGACGGTTCTTTTTCCGGTTTATAGTTATTTTTTTCAGGGTTAAGCGAAGTATAAAGCGTATAAGCTATCGCAGTTCTTACTCCGTCTATAGGATTACCGAAAACGGTTGCGGAAAGGATTTCGCTGCGGAAGCGTTTGGGAGCCTTTCTTAATGTTTCCATATAAATATCAAGCCCGTTGTTTATCGCTTCATCTTCCGAAATAAAAAGAGCCAGTTTGCGCAAACGCCGGGATTCTTCTTCATGCTTTTCTTCTTCATTTTTAATTTCAAAATGAGTAAGAATATCGGTAAATTCTTTCAAAGCGGTTTCTACGGAAACTTCAATATTTTTTTGAGAAGCGAATACGCGTTCCGATAAAAAAATTTTAATTGAAGAAATGGGAATAGAAAAATTTGCCGCTTGGCGAAAAATTGCACTTGATGAATTTATTCCTACTACGGTGTAACCGTTAGGAGATTTTGAATCTTTTTGTAAAAGCGGCCCTCCCGAATTGCCGGAATCTATTTGTGCCGAATGTTGAATAAAATATGATTTTTTAGGGTCTATTTCTTTGGGAAGACGGGCTTTTGCATTGGTTACGGAGCCTTTCCCCAACTGCCACAAAGGTTTTTTACCCAATGCAGGGTAACCGGCAGACCACACATCGGTTCCTTCAGGCGGCTCGCTTTCGGCAAAAGTTAAAAAAGATTTTACCTTGCCGGCAGGAACTTCCGCAGCTGCAAGGTCGAGCTGTTCATTAATTGCAACAATCGGACATCCATCGATTTTCGTAATTTCACCTTCGGCATTTTCTATTTCCACGGTAACGGCTGAAGCATAGGCTACTACATGGTAATTGGTAAGTACATACACATTACCTTTTTCCTTGATAAAAAATCCCGAGCCGAATATCCCTTTAGCCGCACCCCTAAAATATTCCGCTATATCGAAATAACCCGAACGGGAAAGCTCCCCTTCAGCCTCTTCCATAAAACCAGTTATTTTTTTGCCGTATTCGGGTTTAACTATACATACGCAATCACGTATATCGGCAAAACCGATTGAACCTACCGCAAAAAGAAAACATAACATAAAAACT is drawn from Treponema pedis and contains these coding sequences:
- a CDS encoding S1C family serine protease, whose amino-acid sequence is MKIKVFMLCFLFAVGSIGFADIRDCVCIVKPEYGKKITGFMEEAEGELSRSGYFDIAEYFRGAAKGIFGSGFFIKEKGNVYVLTNYHVVAYASAVTVEIENAEGEITKIDGCPIVAINEQLDLAAAEVPAGKVKSFLTFAESEPPEGTDVWSAGYPALGKKPLWQLGKGSVTNAKARLPKEIDPKKSYFIQHSAQIDSGNSGGPLLQKDSKSPNGYTVVGINSSSAIFRQAANFSIPISSIKIFLSERVFASQKNIEVSVETALKEFTDILTHFEIKNEEEKHEEESRRLRKLALFISEDEAINNGLDIYMETLRKAPKRFRSEILSATVFGNPIDGVRTAIAYTLYTSLNPEKNNYKPEKEPSITTLKKDGKNYEFVLTESEGKNKKLFTVWKNTFATWQLDGFNFGSEAKASAENPGKTDKKSGKKNDKKANAGVYIDEMPSRFRIKLSYTGLKNKEDGWRSGGMAGLFYSFKYFELGGQIIIGKPRSVVKPFLSKPSKIAVGVEPEFRIHLPINVKEEVYIIPNAFGGAGMLFPDIDIFMQYGAGLEFIPAAFNTLSVEAGCILRSYLTGVKQTEAGLLLSFSFRF